The nucleotide sequence AGTTGAGACTCGCACCCGCATCTTGAAAGCGGCGTTGAAACTGTTTGCAAAGCAAGGTTACGATGGCACAACAACGCGGGATTTGGCAGAAAAAGCGGGGGTGGCAGAAGGAACACTGTTTCGCCATTTCACGAATAAAAAAGCAATTCTGATTGAAGTCGCAACGCAGGGTTGGATCGAGATCCTGACCGATTTGCTGACTGAATTGAGTGAGATGGGTAGCTATAAAGCGATCGCTCAAGTAATGCGGAAACGAATGCTCAATATGCATCAGAATGTGGATTTGTTTAAGGTCTGTTTTATGGAAGCGCAGTTTCATCCGGATTTGCGCGATCGAATTCAGTCTGAGGTGGTTGAAAAAATGACCGATGTGGCGGAAGCATTCTTTCAAACCGCGATGGATCAAGGGATTTATCGTCCAATGAATCCGAGAATGGTAGCGCGGGTGTTCTTGGGAATGTTTACGATCGCTGGATTTAGTCAAGATACGATTATGGCTCCGGGGAGTTCTCCGAATGAAATGAAAGAGATGGCAGAGGGAATTGCCGATATCTTTTTAAATGGAGTCCTTGCAGAAAAAACTTCATGAGTCGATTGGCTGACACGCTCAAGTCTAGAAGACAACGGCTTGCAAAATTGATTGATTTCCCGGTGTTGCTGCGATCGGGAGAATTCAAACCCCGCAATTTTCCGGCGAATCCTTATCCCTTTCGTGCGAGCAGTCATTTTCTCTACTTTGCGGGATTGTCTTTGCCAAAAGCCGCGATTCGGATCGAAGGCGATCGCTTGACGCTGTTTCTCGACGATCCTGATCCTTTGAGTGCCCTTTGGCATGGTGAATCACCCACTTGTGATCAGATTGCTGCGGAGATTGGAGCCGATGAAGCTTACCCGCTATCTGAAATAGCAAAGTTTGCAGCAGTATCAGATGATCCAAAGTTTACAACTGCGATCGTACAACTGCGTTTAATTCATGACGAAAGCGCGATCGCTGAAATTCGTAAAGCGGTTGCTGTGACGGTTGAAGCTCAACGGACTGGAATGCAGGCAACTCTCAAGGCGCAAAAGGAATCCCAGATTCGAGCTGCAATGGAAAGTGTGATTCTTTCGCATAACATGACCTGTGCTTATAACAGCATTGTGACTGTACACGGGGAAGTTTTGCACAATGAACATTACCATCATGCGATCGAACCTTCTGATCTGATTCTTGCCGATGTGGGCGCGGAAGCTCAATCAGGTTGGGCATCAGATGTGACGCGAACTTGGTCAGCGAGTGGGAGATTTTCGCCAACTCAGAGGGCAATCTACGAGATTGTCTTAGCAGCGCACGATCGGGCGATTGATGAAATTCGTCCTGGTGTTGAGTACCGCGATATTCATCTATTAGCTTGTGAAACGCTGGCAGAAGGCTTGCTCGATTTAGGCATTCTGCGCGGGAATGCAGCCGATTTAGTAGATCAAGATGCGCATGCGTTGTTTTTTCCGCATGGAATCGGGCATCTATTGGGTTTAGATGTGCATGATATGGAAGATTTAGGCGATTTAGCAGGATATGAAACAGGTCGATCGCGCAGTTCGCGGTTTGGACTTGGGTATCTCAGATTGGATCGACCCCTAAGAGCAGGAATGGTTGTGACGATCGAGCCTGGATTTTATCAAGTTCCAGCGATTCTCAATGATCCACAACGGCGTGAAAAATACCGCGATATGGTGAACTGGGAGCGATTAACTGATTTTGCTGATGTTCGGGGCATTCGGATTGAAGATGATGTGTTGGTGACAGTAGACGGTTCAGAAGTGCTGAGTGCTGCGCTACCAACTGATCCAAGTTTGGTTGAAAGTATTGTGGAGCAAGGTTCATGACTCGGAAATCAATTGCAAACTTCTGTGCATTGTCGTTGAGCTTATTCGTTCTATGGACAGCACCCAGCGATGCTCAAACTCTTCCGGCTGCGATTTCGGTCAGTACACCCACACAGCAAAGATTAGATCCTCAAGCGGTTCTCAAACAGTTGCGCTCTTCGAGAGTGATCTATTTGGGCGAAACGCATGATAGCGAAGCGGATCATCGCGCTCAGTTAGAAATTGTTCGATCGCTCTATCAACAAAATCCCAAGATCGCGA is from Cyanobacteria bacterium FACHB-DQ100 and encodes:
- a CDS encoding TetR/AcrR family transcriptional regulator, translating into MAITNRLPQQAEVETRTRILKAALKLFAKQGYDGTTTRDLAEKAGVAEGTLFRHFTNKKAILIEVATQGWIEILTDLLTELSEMGSYKAIAQVMRKRMLNMHQNVDLFKVCFMEAQFHPDLRDRIQSEVVEKMTDVAEAFFQTAMDQGIYRPMNPRMVARVFLGMFTIAGFSQDTIMAPGSSPNEMKEMAEGIADIFLNGVLAEKTS
- a CDS encoding aminopeptidase P family protein, which codes for MSRLADTLKSRRQRLAKLIDFPVLLRSGEFKPRNFPANPYPFRASSHFLYFAGLSLPKAAIRIEGDRLTLFLDDPDPLSALWHGESPTCDQIAAEIGADEAYPLSEIAKFAAVSDDPKFTTAIVQLRLIHDESAIAEIRKAVAVTVEAQRTGMQATLKAQKESQIRAAMESVILSHNMTCAYNSIVTVHGEVLHNEHYHHAIEPSDLILADVGAEAQSGWASDVTRTWSASGRFSPTQRAIYEIVLAAHDRAIDEIRPGVEYRDIHLLACETLAEGLLDLGILRGNAADLVDQDAHALFFPHGIGHLLGLDVHDMEDLGDLAGYETGRSRSSRFGLGYLRLDRPLRAGMVVTIEPGFYQVPAILNDPQRREKYRDMVNWERLTDFADVRGIRIEDDVLVTVDGSEVLSAALPTDPSLVESIVEQGS